From one Lolium rigidum isolate FL_2022 chromosome 4, APGP_CSIRO_Lrig_0.1, whole genome shotgun sequence genomic stretch:
- the LOC124648700 gene encoding selT-like protein: MDRVQLLLVGLPALLFISDLSHIFAPPPPHLRHGHHPHPHPPHHPHPPHHPHPPHHPHHHPDPAAAAIQLQPDLDGAGYGATVELQFCASCSYKGNAMTMKRMLETSFPGINVFLHNYPPAFPKRVLSKVMPVLQVVAIGTIMAGDQIFPRLGIAPPPWFYSLRANRFGTMASIWLFGNFAQSFLQSSGAFEVYCNGDLVFSKLAEQRFPSEFELRDLIGSRLPRSAFGKNMGNALS; encoded by the exons ATGGACCGCGTGcagctcctcctcgtcggcctcccCGCGCTCCTCTTCATCTCCGACCTCTCCCACATcttcgcgccgccgcctccccacctccgccacggccaccatcCCCACCCCCACCCGCCCCATCACCCCCACCCGCCGCATCACCCCCACCCACCccaccacccccaccaccacccggACCCTGCGGCCGCGGCCATACAG CTGCAGCCAGATTTGGACGGAGCTGGATACGGCGCCACCGTGGAGCTGCAGTTCTGTGCGTCCTGCTCGTACAA GGGAAATGCAATGACCATGAAGCGCATGCTGGAAACATCCTTTCCGGGCATTAATGTTTTCTTGCATAATTATCCTCCAGCCTTCCCCAAACGGGTACTGAGCAAAGTTATGCCAGTTCTTCAAGTTGTAGCCATTGGAACAATAATGGCTGGTGACCAGATTTTCCCCAGACTTGGCATTGCTCCACCTCCATGGTTTTACTCGTTGCGTGCCAATAGATTTGGAACCATGGCGTCAATTTGGCTATTTGGCAATTTTGCTCAATCTTTCCTGCAAAGTTCTGGTGCCTTTGAAGTCTACTGCAACGGAGATTTG GTTTTCTCAAAATTAGCTGAACAGAGGTTCCCTAGCGAGTTTGAGCTGCGTGATCTCATCGGCAGTAGACTGCCACGTTCTGCATTTGGGAAAAATATGGGGAACGCCTTGTCTTAG